The DNA segment GCGGGAAAAGTCCGCTATCAGCACGTCGACAAACAGTCCGCCGCACCCGTACTGCTGCAGGTTTGCGTAAATGCTTTCATCCTTCTCGCGAACCTTCTGATTCACGCGCGTCGGTTTCGACTTGCCATGCACGATCATGTAGTCAATGTCGGCCCCGGCAACGTACGCACCAAACTTCGCCGCAGCAACCAGCAGTGAGCCGGACCCGGCAAACGGATCAAACACGAGATGCCCACTCTCGACCAGGCCCTGGTTTGCCATCAACAGCGACAGCTGCGGATCCATCGAAGTGTTGCCGATGAATTTGCGCGTCTTGAGCGATATTTCGTTAATCATATCGCGCTTCCCGTCCGCCACCCACCGCCCGAACAGTACATCGTACGGTTGCTGCGGCACGTCCATCGGATCCAGGCCCCAAAACTCGATGTACCAGTAGTGCACGTCGGGCGTTTTCAGATTGACCGGCCCTTCCACCGGCAGGTACTGCATGGTTTCGATTTTGGCCACCTTTTCCCGCTGGCTGAAGTGTTTGTTGTACGTTTCCACCgttattttgaacgatttgtTCGCCTCGAAATGGGTCGCCAGCGATTGGGCGTTCGTTTCGATGTGCTGCCGCAGCGCTTGGTGGAAGTTCGCTAGGCCTTCGTTGGAATGTGCCCACAGTTCGAATATGCAGCGAAGCGACATCGAACGGGAGGCTAGCTTGCGGGCGGCCTCGTCATTTTGCAGCCCGACCACCCAAAACGGACGCTCCGGATTGTGGTCAGCCGGGGTTTCCATTTGAATGTTCCATATTCGCAGCAGGGATGCAATTTCCTGTTGAGGGACAAGAGGGGAAGGCGTTAAACAAGGCGGGCGAAGGGCTGTTACGTGTGCAATAGCTTGTTACCGCTTGCCGGAAGTCCACATGCTCCTGTGCAAACCAGAGGACGTATTTTTTCAGCGTACTGCTCATCGTTTCGGCAACTCGCTCGCGTGTGCGTTGAAAAACATGCGTTCCGGTCACGTCCCAGTCGCGCAACTGACGTTTCTcacgtaaacaaacaacaaacgttTTCTTCCCGTCATGACATTATTCGcttgttattcttttttattttatcttcaGTGTTGGAATTTTCGATGAAGAATGCCTTTCCCCTGCCATCTCTATGTCCGATTGACTTGTATGTGAAACTTACACGACGGCATTGTCTGCACTTCCGCCGTGACCGTGCTCGTGATGCCGAGATTTGCCAAACCGCCGCGCACTAATCCGCAGGTGAACGCCACAAACTGGAAAGCGAAATCAAACCCATAAGCGTTCTTATTAGTGGAAATAGGTTTCGGAAATGCATCCCCCCTGGTCCATTACCTTTGGAGCATGTTCAAGATACTGCGAGCCGGACGAcagacgggttagaaagcggAATGCATTGTCCTGCAGCACGTACACCCCCTGGTGATTGGTGCGCAAGTTGTCGATCTGTTTCCGGTAGATTGAGCTCCAAAAGTCGGTACAAATAAACTTCATCGTGTCCAGCTCGTCCTTAAACCGGGGCCACTCCCGCGTCAAGCGTTCGATGATCCTGTACCCC comes from the Anopheles coluzzii chromosome 2, AcolN3, whole genome shotgun sequence genome and includes:
- the LOC120949090 gene encoding trafficking protein particle complex subunit 6b; its protein translation is MAEEAIFEFLHSEIVNYTLSKENSKENDLSTLEYIGFTTGYRIIERLTREWPRFKDELDTMKFICTDFWSSIYRKQIDNLRTNHQGVYVLQDNAFRFLTRLSSGSQYLEHAPKFVAFTCGLVRGGLANLGITSTVTAEVQTMPSCKFHIQVNRT
- the LOC120949089 gene encoding tRNA (guanine(10)-N2)-methyltransferase homolog; amino-acid sequence: MSSTLKKYVLWFAQEHVDFRQAEIASLLRIWNIQMETPADHNPERPFWVVGLQNDEAARKLASRSMSLRCIFELWAHSNEGLANFHQALRQHIETNAQSLATHFEANKSFKITVETYNKHFSQREKVAKIETMQYLPVEGPVNLKTPDVHYWYIEFWGLDPMDVPQQPYDVLFGRWVADGKRDMINEISLKTRKFIGNTSMDPQLSLLMANQGLVESGHLVFDPFAGSGSLLVAAAKFGAYVAGADIDYMIVHGKSKPTRVNQKVREKDESIYANLQQYGCGGLFVDVLIADFSRSIWADSIVFDSIITDPPYGIREATERIEFKTQRRATAMTEDAVHYPSTSPYQLCQMYKDLLQFSARHLKLGGRLVCWFPMLRKDADSDVLPRHKCLQLVANSEQPLSGYSSRRLLTYEKVSDSEADLGAFEMPATVVENFRERYFTQLAEDNGTRKERRLELREVGRKEAKKRGKQQQPDGKWRFPQDAPVA